From one Lycorma delicatula isolate Av1 chromosome 2, ASM4794821v1, whole genome shotgun sequence genomic stretch:
- the LOC142319614 gene encoding ATP-binding cassette sub-family G member 4-like isoform X1, with protein sequence MLHKTKTINASTSYSKRNIKHSSMLQTLQVKLVDEVAGILGLEGAKNTQVKYLSGGEKKRLSIDVELMNNPPVLFFDEPISFQDHHKQLHQRMTCMNVNEV encoded by the exons ATGTTACATAAGACAAAAACTATCAATGCTTCAACTTCTTAcagtaaaagaaacattaaacatAGCAGCATGCTTCAAACTCTCCAAGTAAAACTG GTAGATGAAGTTGCTGGCATTTTAGGTCTGGAAGGAGCAAAGAATACTCAGGTGAAATACTTATCTGGAGGAGAGAAGAAGCGTTTATCAATAGATGTTGAACTAATGAATAATCctcctgttttgttttttgatgaacctatcag cttccaggatCACCATAAGcaattacatcagaggatgacgtgtatgaatgtaaatgaagtgtag
- the LOC142319614 gene encoding ATP-binding cassette sub-family G member 4-like isoform X2, translating to MLHKTKTINASTSYSKRNIKHSSMLQTLQVKLVDEVAGILGLEGAKNTQVKYLSGGEKKRLSIDVELMNNPPVLFFDEPISSSGVVLGC from the exons ATGTTACATAAGACAAAAACTATCAATGCTTCAACTTCTTAcagtaaaagaaacattaaacatAGCAGCATGCTTCAAACTCTCCAAGTAAAACTG GTAGATGAAGTTGCTGGCATTTTAGGTCTGGAAGGAGCAAAGAATACTCAGGTGAAATACTTATCTGGAGGAGAGAAGAAGCGTTTATCAATAGATGTTGAACTAATGAATAATCctcctgttttgttttttgatgaacctatcag ttccagcggcgtggtgctTGGCTGTTGA